In a single window of the Centropristis striata isolate RG_2023a ecotype Rhode Island chromosome 18, C.striata_1.0, whole genome shotgun sequence genome:
- the ddx1 gene encoding ATP-dependent RNA helicase DDX1, producing MAAFSEMGVMPEIAQAVEELDWLLPTDIQAESIPLILGGGDVLMAAETGSGKTGAFSIPVIQIVYETLKDQQEGKKGRASVKTGGAVFNTWQMNPYDRSPAFAIGPDGLCCQSREFKEWHGCRSTKAVTKGKYYYEVTCHDQGLCRIGWSTSQAALDLGTDKYGFGFGGTGKKSNNKQFDSYGEEFTMHDTIGCYLDMDKGQISFSKNGNDLGVAFEIPQHVKNQSFFASCVLKNAELKFNFGGEDFKNAPKSGFVALNQAPEGHTVKSSETGSAKVSQVKATSNAPKALIIEPSKELAEQTLNVVKQFRKYVDNPKLRELLVIGGVPAKDQLAALEQGIDIVVGTPGRLDDLISTGKLSLSQVRFLVLDECDGLLSAGYTDFINRIHKQIPQVTSDGKRLQVIVCSATLHSFDVKKLSERIMHFPTWVDLKGEDSVPETVHHVVVPVNPKSDRLWERIGKNHIRTDEVHAKDNTRPGGSSAEMWSEAIKVLKGEYAVRAIKEHKMDQAIVFCRTKIDCDNMEQYFIQHGGGPDSKGHQLSCVCLHGDRKPHERKNNLDRFKKKEVRLLICTDVAARGIDIHGVPYVINVTLPDEKQNYVHRIGRVGRAERMGLAISLVAMEKEKVWYHVCANRGRGCYNTRLKEDGGCTIWYNEKELLSDIEEHLKCTITQCEPDIKVPLDDFDGKVTYGQRRALSVGNYKGHVEVLAPTVQELANLEREAQSSFLHLGYLPNQLFRAF from the exons ATGGCAGCGTTTTCTG AAATGGGAGTTATGCCTGAAATTGCGCAGGCTGTGGAGGAGCTCGACTGGCT GCTACCCACTGACATCCAGGCAGAGTCCATTCCTCTTATTCTCGGAGGAGGAGATGTACTTATG GCAGCAGAAACAGGTAGCGGCAAAACAGGA GCCTTCAGTATCCCGGTGATTCAGATTGTGTATGAGACCCTGAAGGATCAGCAGGAGGGCAAGAAAGGCAGAGCTTCCGTCAAGACTGGAGGAGCTG TTTTCAACACTTGGCAGATGAATCCTTATGACCGCAGCCCAGCCTTtg CAATTGGTCCAGATGGACTGTGCTGCCAGAGCAGGGAGTTTAAAGAGTGGCATGGCTGCCGCTCTACAAAAGCTGTCACCAAAG GGAAGTATTACTATGAGGTGACCTGCCATGACCAGGGTCTGTGTCGCATCGGCTGGTCCACCAGTCAAGCAGCCCTGGACTTGG GAACTGACAAGTACGGTTTTGGTTTTGGTGGGACTGGAAAGAAATCCAACAACAAGCAGTTTGACAGCTATGGAgag GAGTTCACCATGCATGACACTATTGGATGCTACTTGGATATGGACAAAGGACAAATCTCCTTCTCTAAAAATG GTAATGACCTGGGTGTGGCTTTTGAGATCCCTCAACATGTGAAGAACCAGTCCTTCTTCGCCTCCTGTGTGCTCAAG AATGCAGAGCTGAAGTTCAACTTTGGAGGAGAAGACTTTAAAAATGCACCTAAGAGTGGGTTTGTTGCCCTGAACCAGGCGCCAGAAGGCCACACAGTCAAATCATCTGAGACAG GCAGCGCCAAAGTGAGTCAGGTGAAAGCAACATCCAACGCACCCAAAGCCCTGATCATCGAGCCCTCTAAAGAATTGGCCGAACAAACCCTCAACGTCGTCAAGCAATTTAGGAAATATGTGGATAACCCCAAGCTCAG GGAGCTGCTGGTGATTGGTGGTGTACCTGCCAAAGACCAGCTGGCTGCTCTGGAACAGGGG ATCGACATCGTGGTGGGAACACCTGGCAGACTGGACGACCTCATATCCACTGGCAAGCTCAGTCTGTCCCAAGTTCGTTTTCTAGTCCTGGATGAGTGT GATGGCCTACTGTCTGCAGGCTACACAGACTTCATCAACAGGATTCATAAACAAATCCCTCAGGTCACTTCTGATGGCAAGAGACTGCAG GTGATCGTTTGCTCGGCCACGCTGCACTCGTTTGACGTAAAGAAGCTGTCTGAGCGCATCATGCACTTTCCCACCTGGGTGGACCTGAAGGGGGAGGACTCTGTCCCTGAGACTGTCCACCACGTGGTAGTCCCTGTCAATCCTAAGAGCGATCGCCTCTGGGAACGCATTGGCAAGAACCACATCCGG ACTGATGAAGTGCACGCCAAAGATAACACCAGACCAGGAGGAAGTTCTGCAG AAATGTGGTCAGAAGCCATCAAGGTGCTGAAGGGCGAGTACGCAGTGAGGGCCATCAAAGAGCACAAGATGGACCAAGCCATAGTCTTCTGTCGCACCAAGATCGACTGCGACAACATGGAACAGTACTTCATTCAGCACGGAGGAG GTCCCGACAGCAAAGGCCACCAGCTGTCCTGCGTCTGTCTCCATGGTGATCGTAAGCCCCATGAGCGGAAAAATAACTTGGATCGCTTCAAG AAAAAAGAAGTGAGGCTCTTGATCTGCACAGATGTAGCTGCCAGAGGAATTGACATCCACGGGGTTCCTTATG tgaTTAACGTCACTCTGCCAGATGAGAAGCAGAACTACGTCCATCGTATCGGCAGAGTTGGAAGAGCTGAGAG AATGGGACTGGCCATCTCCTTGGTTGCTATGGAGAAGGAGAAG GTGTGGTACCACGTTTGCGCGAACCGAGGCAGAGGCTGTTATAACACTCGACTGAAGGAGGACGGAGGTTGCACCATCTGGTACAACGAGAAAGAG CTCCTGTCAGATATTGAGGAGCATCTAAAGTGCACCATCACTCAGTGTGAGCCAGACATCAAAGTACCTCTTGATGattttgatggaaaagtcaCCTATGGTCAGCGCAGAGCATTGTCAG TTGGCAACTACAAGGGTCACGTGGAAGTCCTGGCCCCGACGGTCCAGGAGCTGGCTAACCTGGAGAGAGAAGCCCAATCCTCCTTCCTCCACCTGGGATACTTGCCAAACCAGCTTTTCAGAGCCTTCTGA